A segment of the Synechococcus sp. CBW1002 genome:
AGCACGCTGATTCAGATCAATGGCGAGAGCTACCGCCGCAAACGGGCACGGCGGATTGACCGCTCCAGCGCAGGCTGATTCGTCGCCGCGACCAGGCGTCAATTACCCGCCAACCACAAGCCAACCCCTGGCGCCAGGTGCCGGTGATGAGCTCCGCGCTGCCGTCGGACCGTGTGAGGTGGGTGCCTTTTATTGGACAGTTCCGGCCCCTGACATCGTTAACCCAGGACGGGTGGAACATGGTTCGGCCTCAGTGTAGACCGCGTGGGGAGTTTTGCCTCCAAGGGAACTGTGAGGTCTTACATGGCAATACCGCCACAGGAAGCGGGCCAGGCTGATTTCAGCGTCCCAGCCATCGCTGTATGCCCGTAGGTAGACCTCCTCGTACTTGACAGTCCTCCACAGCCGTTCAACAAGGATGTTGTCGTAGCACCGCTTTCTGCCGGACCAGCTGATCTGGATCCGCTCCCCTTTGAGTCTGGCCACAAAGTCAGCGGACGTGAACTGACAGCCTTGATCGGAGTGGAAGATCTCTGGCCTACGGCCGCCTCCCAAGGCCATCTCCAGGGCCTCCAGACAGAACTTCGTGTCAAGGCTGTTGGAGAGCCTCCAGCTGAGCACATGCCTGGAATGGAGATCCATGATCGCCACCAGATAGAGGAACCCTTTCTGCAGAGGGATGTAGGTGATGTCGGTCGCCCAGACCTGATCCACCGACGTGACCTGCGTGAGGTCCACCAGGCAGGGGAACCGCACGGACGGATCACCTGGAACCGTCGTCCGGGGCTTCTGGTAGATCGCCCGTAATCCCATGCGCCGCATGAGGTTTCGCACTCGATCTCGGCTGATCGGGATACCATCTTGGGCCAGATAGTCCACCATCCGGCGGCTGCCGCTGCAGGGATCCTCCAGGTAGAGAGCATCGATCCTGGCCATGATCCGCAGCGTCGATACACGGACCGGTGTCGGCCGGTAGTACAGCGTGGATCGAGGCAGCCCCAGCAGCGCACACTGCCTGCTGATGCTGAGCTCGGGGTGGTCGTGATCGACCAGCTTGCGCAGTTCACGGGCATCAGAGCAGTTGAGACTTTTTTTTGAGCCACTCCAGCTCCATCTGCAGCCGTCCGATCTGCTGGAACAGCTCCGCCTCCTTGGCCTGCCCCTCCTCCTTGTCCTTGGTCTTCTTGCCTCGGGTGAAGAGCTCGCTGGCACCGTCCAGGAGCTGCCGCTTCCACTGGCTCACCTGGATCGGGTGGATGGCGTGGTCGGCGGCGATCTCCTGGATCGTCTTGCGGCCACTGATCGCCTCCATGGCGACCCTGGCCTTGAACTCGGGGCTGTGGGTGCGGCGCTTGCTCATCGGTGGGAGCCCCTTTCAGGGGCGGTACCCCGCCTCAGAGGTTAACGATGGGGCCTGTCCAGAAAAGCCAGACCACCTCAGTGGGGTCCGCCGGCTCGTGCGCTCCGCTGCAGCGCTCAGGCGGGACAGCAGCAAGAGCACCGGCCAACGGGCTTGACGCCTGGGGCCGATCAGAAGATCCCGGCTCCATGGCAGAGGACCGGGCCAGGGTGGCTCACTTTTCGCTGTCGCCTCCCCCTGCCATGGCAGGGGGAGGACCCGGGGTAACCCGCCTACGTAATTGACGCGACCCGCCTACGTAGTTGACATCGGGCAGCCAATGGGCGCGCACCTGATCGGGGGCCTGGATCACGAACACGGCTTTCATGGCAGCGGCCACCATGTCCTGGCCAGCTTTGGGCACGTGGGAGAGCAGGTTGCGCAGGAAGTGCACCCGGCAGCGCTGCCAGCAGCAGCCCTGGAACATCCGCTTGATCGCCGCCGTCAGCCCCAGATGGGCGTCCGAGATCACCAGCCGGGTGCCGTCCAGGCCTCGTTCCTTGAGTGAACCAAGGAACTGCCTCCAGAAGCCCTCGGCCTCACTGTCGCCGACGGCAATGCCCAACACCTCGCGGTAGCCGAGGGCATTGATGCCGATGGCGACGACAACGGCCCGGGAGACCACCTGCATGTTGCGGCCGAGGCGGCCGTGTAGGTAGGTGGCGTCGAGGTAGGGCCTCCTGAGAAGGTAAGAACCACCCCCAGGGCAACAATATGGGGAGGGCCGGCTGACCTCTGAGTGTTGCTCGGGCTGCAGCCGGTTGATTGCTCAGGCGGCGCCTATCAGCAAAGATGTCCGCTCAGGGTACTGATCTGAGCACCTTCGAAAGCCTACTCCGGATGGAGGATCATGGGCTTCGAGATCGGATGTTGATCGTCATCGCGCGTTGATCAGGAGCGCAGGCTTGAGCGGCCGGCCCCCGGTCGGAGGCTGAGGCCGGCCCGCCTCTTGCGGGCGGTCCAACCACAACCCCCTGGGGCCTGGGTTTCTGATCTTCAAGCAGCGACAGTGTCCTGCGGTCTGGGATGGTTGACCCGCACGACTGTTGGCTGAGCCCAATCGCGAGGTGGCCTGGCCCAGCGGCGTGGATGTTGCGCACGCGCCTGCTCATAGGTCTGCTGACGGACTCTGCAGATCGCGTCAGCTTCTCCGTAGTGACGTTGATTGGGCGTCACATACTTGATGCCGCTGTGACGATGCTCAGCGTTGTACCAGTCAACAAAACCATCGACCCAGGCACGCACTGAGAGAAGATCCCGGAAACGACGCACTGGATAGCTCTGGTGATATTTCATGGTTCGGAACCATGACTCAACGTAGGCGTTGTCATTGCTCACCCGCGGCCGCGAGAATGACAGGGAGATGCCGAGCTCGGCCAGCTTGGCGGCCAAGGTGTAGGAGCGCATGGGTGCTCCGTTATCGGCGTGCAGGATCGTGGTCGACCCCGAGCTGATCCCTTCATCACGGCAGACACGATCAAAGAAGTGCTTGGCCAGTTCGCCGCATTCACGATCGTGCACCTCAACGCCAAGGATGCGCCGGCTCCACACATCCATCACCATATAAAGGTAGTAGAATTGACCCTTCACAGGCCCCGGCAACAGGGTGATATCCCAGGCCAGCACTTGATGGATGCCCGTTGCCTCCAGCACGGGTGGCTCTCTTGGCTCCCGCGGTGGGCGGCTCCTGCCGCGATGATTTAACAGGCCTTCCTGGCGCATGATGCGGTAAATCGTTGACTCCGATCCCACGTAGACTCCCTCCTCGGCAAGGATCGCCACGATCTGACCAGGCGTGAGATCGGCAAAGCGTGGATCGTTGACAGTGGACAACACCTGTTGGCGCTCCTCCTCGCTGAAACGATGCATGACATGCCTGGACGCTCCCTTGCGTTGATCGCAGCTGAATCCCTGGGTCCGAATCATCAAGCCCCATCGCCTCAGCGTGCGTGTCGCCAGGCCGAAAAGATCAGCAATGGCCTTGGCCGAAAGGCCACGACTGATGCCTTCCTGTAGAAGCGCGACGATCGCACCGCGATCGCCAGACGGAATCAAGGATCCTCGTCCGGTTGAAAGATCTGGTTGAACTTTTTTGAGAGCATCAACAACGTCGCCGCTTCTGTCAGTGCTTTTTCTTTCTTCTGCAATTCACGCTCCAGCTGGCGATTCCGCCGGACCAGTTCCTGATTCTTGCGTTGCAGTTCCCGCTGATCAGCCATGCTCGGCGCGCTGGGGCCATTGGCATCCTCGGCGGCCTGGCGCCAACGGGCAACCTGCTTGGGGTACAGCCCCCGCTCCCTGCAGAACGACCCGAGCTCGCTTCCGTTCAGTCCTGCGGCCTGGATCACGGCTGCCAGCTTGTCGGCAGCGCTCCACTGCTCCGGCGGCCGGTTCGTGGCAGGCACCAGCTGGCCCTGCTTCTGCCACTGGCTCCGCCAGTTGTAGATGGTCTGCGCCGTGATCCCGGTGTCGCGGGCGATCTCAGCCACGCTCTCAAGGTTCGGAGGGCTCATCCGCAGGCGGACGGCTTCCCGCAGAGCGGCGTCATAGGGCGGTTGCATAGTCGTCGGTTGGGCCCCCAGGTGGACGGGTCAAACCGAGCGGACTTCTTCCTAAGAAACACCAACGGCCAACAGGGATCTCGGCTGACTGACCACACCTCAAGCAGAGGCAACAAGTTGAAAACCAAGGGCAATGGCGCGTCGCTGGAGACCACGAATCTGACGATCCCTTGATTCCTCCTGATATGCGGCAGCACCGGGATCCTGATATACCAAACCATCACGGAGCGTCTTGTAGTAAAGAATGGCAAGCTTTCGGGCAGTAGCAATTAATGCTTTACTCTTTCCGGCACGTGCTGCCAGACGACGTTGAAAAGCACCCAGTGCAGTATTCGTTCTTCCCAGCGGTACGGCAGCCATCCAAAAGGCACTACCTGCTCGCGTAGTGCCCTGTCGTGTTCGTGAAGAAAGTACCTTTCCCCCTGAGATCCTGTTCTGAGGACTGAGTCCCAGCCATGACACAAAATGCTGGGCACTGGGCCAGCGCTTCATGTCCAACCCACACTCACTAATGAGCGTGAGAACTGTTGTTGGTCCTAATCCCGGAAGCCTTAGAAGATTGTGGCCTGACAAGGCTTGAATTAGGTGGGTTGGGTTAAATGCAAAGCCATGTCCGCATATCTTCCAATCCCCAGGTTGACTGCCTGGATCTTGATAGTCCGAGCCGGCAAGCTCTGTCATCAATGATTGTGCCGCAAGCTCGCAGGCCCTGATCTTCTCTGAATAGGTGTCAAAGAGCTCAACTGCGATCTTCAAAGAGAACAAGTGATCGTCTTGGTAGTTCCCCTCAAGAGCAGCCGCAATTGTTGCCGCGCTCTCCTTGCAGCGTCTGTCTCGGAGAGAAGCGAGTCTTTCGGGGTCCCTCTCACCTGAAAGTATGGCATCGATGATTCGCCTACCGGTTAGTCCGCTGATATCTCTGACAACATGATGAAGCTGAAGATTCATAAGCATCAGCGCCTTCTGGATGTGTTGCTGATGAGACGAGCGGTATCGAACAAGTTGATCACGCTGCCGCAGATATGAGCGTAGTTCTGTGATTTTTTGGTCTGGACGAAAGCTTGCTCTCACCAGGCCGTAGCTGTGGAGCTGCTGAAGCCATTGTGCATCGTTGATATCCGTCTTGCGGCCCGGAACATTCTTGGCGTGCCTGGCATTAACAAGAAAGACGTCAATGCCTTTGCCAGAGAGAATCTCGTAAAGCGGAACCCAGTAGATTCCAGTGGACTCCATGGCAATGGTGCTAATTCCAACTGCCAGCAGCCATTCGGCGAGTGCGATTAGATCCTTTGTGAAGCTTGAAAACTTGCGGACGGGATTCGGATCAAGCTCGACAGGAACAGCAACAACGTGGAATCTACTGCCGACATCAATTCCAGCGGAACGAGGGTTAATGACTTTCAGACGAGCTCGGCGCTTGCCTGCTGAAATTGGTTCTCCCATGGCTTAAGGACTCACTAGGTGATCGGGAGGGCATCAGGCAGGATTCGCGCACTAAAATCAGCAAATTCCTAATCGGGATCGGCCGACTAACTCATTGGTCAGTCGAGCCGTCGCCAGGGCAGGGAGCGCAATTCGAATCCCAGGCCACGTTTGCTTTCGGGGTCAGGCCTCCAAAGATGTCATCGGCCATGGCCCGATGTCCTCATGACCAGAGTGGCAAGGGCGCTCTGGCTTGGCCGTGGGTGTTTCGGGCGCGAGGGCGTACGCGCGTACTGGTTCGTTTGCTGACACTGGGGGCATGGCCAAAATCCCCGAGCTCGAGGAAATGTTGAAGCCCACCG
Coding sequences within it:
- a CDS encoding transposase, whose product is MSKRRTHSPEFKARVAMEAISGRKTIQEIAADHAIHPIQVSQWKRQLLDGASELFTRGKKTKDKEEGQAKEAELFQQIGRLQMELEWLKKKSQLL
- a CDS encoding IS3 family transposase; the protein is MRKLVDHDHPELSISRQCALLGLPRSTLYYRPTPVRVSTLRIMARIDALYLEDPCSGSRRMVDYLAQDGIPISRDRVRNLMRRMGLRAIYQKPRTTVPGDPSVRFPCLVDLTQVTSVDQVWATDITYIPLQKGFLYLVAIMDLHSRHVLSWRLSNSLDTKFCLEALEMALGGGRRPEIFHSDQGCQFTSADFVARLKGERIQISWSGRKRCYDNILVERLWRTVKYEEVYLRAYSDGWDAEISLARFLWRYCHVRPHSSLGGKTPHAVYTEAEPCSTRPGLTMSGAGTVQ
- a CDS encoding IS110 family transposase, which produces MGEPISAGKRRARLKVINPRSAGIDVGSRFHVVAVPVELDPNPVRKFSSFTKDLIALAEWLLAVGISTIAMESTGIYWVPLYEILSGKGIDVFLVNARHAKNVPGRKTDINDAQWLQQLHSYGLVRASFRPDQKITELRSYLRQRDQLVRYRSSHQQHIQKALMLMNLQLHHVVRDISGLTGRRIIDAILSGERDPERLASLRDRRCKESAATIAAALEGNYQDDHLFSLKIAVELFDTYSEKIRACELAAQSLMTELAGSDYQDPGSQPGDWKICGHGFAFNPTHLIQALSGHNLLRLPGLGPTTVLTLISECGLDMKRWPSAQHFVSWLGLSPQNRISGGKVLSSRTRQGTTRAGSAFWMAAVPLGRTNTALGAFQRRLAARAGKSKALIATARKLAILYYKTLRDGLVYQDPGAAAYQEESRDRQIRGLQRRAIALGFQLVASA
- a CDS encoding transposase, which codes for MQPPYDAALREAVRLRMSPPNLESVAEIARDTGITAQTIYNWRSQWQKQGQLVPATNRPPEQWSAADKLAAVIQAAGLNGSELGSFCRERGLYPKQVARWRQAAEDANGPSAPSMADQRELQRKNQELVRRNRQLERELQKKEKALTEAATLLMLSKKFNQIFQPDEDP
- a CDS encoding IS3 family transposase, encoding MIPSGDRGAIVALLQEGISRGLSAKAIADLFGLATRTLRRWGLMIRTQGFSCDQRKGASRHVMHRFSEEERQQVLSTVNDPRFADLTPGQIVAILAEEGVYVGSESTIYRIMRQEGLLNHRGRSRPPREPREPPVLEATGIHQVLAWDITLLPGPVKGQFYYLYMVMDVWSRRILGVEVHDRECGELAKHFFDRVCRDEGISSGSTTILHADNGAPMRSYTLAAKLAELGISLSFSRPRVSNDNAYVESWFRTMKYHQSYPVRRFRDLLSVRAWVDGFVDWYNAEHRHSGIKYVTPNQRHYGEADAICRVRQQTYEQARAQHPRRWARPPRDWAQPTVVRVNHPRPQDTVAA